Below is a genomic region from Cellulomonas sp. P24.
GCAAGATCCGGGCCGGGCATGGCGTAGGGGACGACCACCACGTCGTTCCCGAACACGCGGCGTACCCGCGCCTCGCCGTCCTCGGTGTTGGTCAGCGCGAGGATCGCGTCGGCGTGCGAGTGCAGTACCGCGGTGCTCGGGAGCAGGGCGTGCACCAGGGTCTCCACCGACGGGTCGGGGGCGTCGGCGACAATCAGCGCGCAGCGCAGCTCGTTGAGAAGAGCGAGGTCTCCGATCCGCGTGGGTGGCAGCAGCTCGTGGAGCCGGTCGAGGCGGAGCGGGGCGAACCCTTCGGGGCCGATCGTGGCGAGGTCGTGGCCGCTGCCCTTGACGAGCAGGACCGCCACGTCCCGGCCGGTGACATCGCGTCGCACCGTCTTGACCGAGGTGTTGCCGCCGCCGTGCAGCACGAGCCACGGGTCCCGTCCCAGGATCCTGGAGACCTCGACGAGCTCGCCCATCGGATCGACCACAGCGTCGTCCTCGCGATCTTGCACGTCCACATCCTCACCTCGAACGGCTAGTTGTCGGACAACCTAGCAGCAGGTGGGAAGTTGTCAAGATGTGCACCGTCGGATGCGCCAGGCGTGTGCACGGTCCGCGGGGGCATGGCACACAGGCCTTCGCGGGCCCCGGCTGCGCCGGGGCCCGCGAAGGCAGCACGCGTCTGGTGGACCGCGCTCGAGACCTGCGGTCAGCTCTGCCGCATGATCGTGAAGGAGTACCGGCCTTCGATGAAGTACGTACGCGAGTACAGGACCAGGCGCCCGTCGGACGCGTAGTGGAGCTGGTTGAGCAGCACGAACAGGTTGTGGGTGGCGGCCTCGTTGCCCCAGCCGACGTGGTTGGACGCGACCGCGTGGACCTCCGCGATGCCGCGGTCCGGGATGATCCCCAGTCGCATCCGCAGGAACTCGAAGATCGACCCGTCGAGATCGGGCGGGTCGAAGTCGGGCGGCAGGATCGCTCGTGGCATCAGGTCGTAGGAGTACGCCATGACCTCGCCGTCCGCGAGGATCGTGCGCCGCAGCTCGAGAACCTCGGTATCGCCGGGAACGCCCATCCGTGCGGCTTCTTCGGGGAGTACGGGCCGGAACAGCCTGCTCGCGTAGACCATGCCGGGCTCGCGCCCGGTCGCCCGGATCGACTCGGTGATCGAGTCCATCCGCTCCAGGCCGGCCTGGATCGCGGGCTTGTCCACGACGAAGGTGCCCACACCGTGCTGGGTCCGCACCAGACCGAGCGCTTCGAGCTCGCGCAGCGCCGCGCGGATCGTCGGGCGGGACACCCCGAAGGCGCCGCCCAGAGCGCTCTCGGTGGGCAACCGCGCCCCGGGCAGGTACTGGCCCGCCGCCAGCTGGCTGCGCAGGTCT
It encodes:
- a CDS encoding GntR family transcriptional regulator, encoding MARNGTLVSQVSEDLRSQLAAGQYLPGARLPTESALGGAFGVSRPTIRAALRELEALGLVRTQHGVGTFVVDKPAIQAGLERMDSITESIRATGREPGMVYASRLFRPVLPEEAARMGVPGDTEVLELRRTILADGEVMAYSYDLMPRAILPPDFDPPDLDGSIFEFLRMRLGIIPDRGIAEVHAVASNHVGWGNEAATHNLFVLLNQLHYASDGRLVLYSRTYFIEGRYSFTIMRQS